A section of the Fusarium falciforme chromosome 8, complete sequence genome encodes:
- a CDS encoding Protein kinase domain-containing protein, which produces MDPVSLAGLAIGVASIGLQVYTGCIQGIQLLVTALGYEDDCKYLNLRLRMEQQRLFAWSETSGLLDLDAKNQDKILNSNVFNLHRQTVLDLLVQIRCLFDEFTEYQRKHNNLCTVEDHDGILGAPEKDAKLANYPMTERKRDFIKKAMLGLKTKSVEGITRLRWTSFDKAGFERLLAKFSILNDNMTNLLDHSLQVEIRNTVQDTNRGVLLLHHKIADLSHLVLALKSQLDAGSPGGPSSMSKLEREANADALRQLSRLAKFKAFNETIDPKSEGPAVVDEAAAKFLELAKPGHQRNLFVPRYLIEVDPEVDESDEPRCEALMKTAEGKKKVWIEWKDYDNPGPQPGSLSKADIIERVRKLAALLNHSPKPEAFRTPHCLGFFDKADPNMPEDDVDILDRRLGLIFERPSDDNLDTTRPPISLRELLQDPKVRKPRVTERVRLAHAISNCLLYLHAVHWLHKGLRSHNVLFFLTRDGHVDYYQPYLSGFDFSRPGGSDEMTDAPGDDAEHDLYRHPNAQSNRRRERERSKKSFDIYSLGVILVELAHWRPIEEVLGIDMRRARGRPDVVRKVRDALLAEDRVAAVGADMGERFEDATRRCLAGGEELGLRDGDDETEDEVAERLSIKFYKEVVKRLEDVVV; this is translated from the exons ATGGATCCCGTCTCCCTAGCCGGCTTGGCCATCGGCGTCGCTTCCATTGGCCTACAGGTCTATACAGGATGTATCCAAG GGATCCAGCTTCTCGTCACGGCCCTGGGCTACGAGGATGACTGCAAATATCTCAACCTGCGCCTCCGCATGGAGCAGCAGCGCCTCTTTGCCTGGAGCGAGACGTCCGGCCTGCTTGACCTAGATGCGAAGAACCAGGACAAGATCCTCAACTCCAACGTCTTCAACTTGCACCGCCAGACGGTGCTCGACCTTCTCGTGCAGATTCGCTGCCTCTTTGATGAGTTTACAGAGTATCAGCGGAAACACAACAATCTCTGCACCGTCGAGGATCATGATGGCATCTTGGGAGCCCCTGAAAAGGACGCCAAGCTGGCAAACTACCCCATGACGGAGAGGAAGCGAGACTTTATCAAAAAGGCCATGCTCGGGCTCAAGACCAAGTCGGTCGAGGGCATCACCAGACTACGCTGGACGTCGTTTGACAAGGCTGGGTTTGAGAGGCTACTTGCCAAGTTTTCCATCCTCAATGATAACATGaccaacctcctcgaccacTCCCTCCAAGTCGAGATCAGGAACACCGTACAGGACACCAACCGAGGTGTCTTGCTACTGCACCACAAGATCGCCGACTTGAGCCACCTCGTGCTGGCCCTCAAGTCCCAACTCGATGCTGGCAGCCCTGGTGGCCCGTCTTCCATGTCAAAGCTGGAGCGAGAAGCCAACGCTGATGCACTGAGGCAGTTGTCAAGGCTGGCCAAATTCAAAGCCTTCAACGAGACTATCGACCCAAAATCTGAAGGCCCCGCCGTCGTTGATGAAGCCGCCGCAAAGTTCCTCGAGCTTGCGAAGCCAGGCCATCAGCGCAATCTCTTCGTGCCTCGCTACCTCATTGAGGTAGACCCCGAAGTTGATGAATCGGACGAGCCACGATGCGAAGCTCTCATGAAGACAGcagaggggaagaagaaggtctGGATCGAGTGGAAAGACTACGATAACCCGGGGCCTCAGCCAGGATCCCTATCCAAGGCCGACATCATCGAGAGAGTTCGGAAACTTGCCGCGTTGTTGAATCATAGCCCAAAGCCCGAAGCCTTTCGCACTCCCCActgcttgggcttcttcGACAAAGCCGATCCCAACATGCCTGAAGATGATGTCGATATCCTCGACCGCCGACTGGGCCTCATATTTGAGCGTCCATCTGACGATAACCTCGATACCACAAGACCCCCGATCTCGTTGCGTGAACTTCTCCAAGACCCAAAGGTCCGCAAACCTCGAGTCACTGAACGAGTCCGTCTCGCACACGCCATCAGTAACTGCCTCCTCTACCTGCACGCCGTGCACTGGCTGCACAAGGGTCTCCGAAGCCACAAcgtgctcttcttcctcacgCGGGATGGCCACGTGGACTACTACCAACCATACCTCTCGGGCTTTGACTTCTCTCGCCCTGGTGGCTCTGACGAGATGACAGATGCCCCGGGCGACGACGCGGAGCATGACCTATATCGGCATCCCAACGCGCAGTCGAACCGCCGACGGGAGAGGGAGCGCTCCAAGAAGAGCTTCGATATTTACAGCCTGGGTGTCAttcttgtcgagcttgcgCACTGGCGACCCATCGAAGAGGTGCTAGGTATCGATATGCGACGTGCACGAGGTCGCCCTGATGTAGTGCGAAAGGTGCGGGATGCTCTCCTAGCTGAAGATAGAGTCGCGGCTGTGGGTGCAGATATGGGTGAGAGATTCGAGGATGCGACTCGACGCTGCCTGGCTGGCGGAGAAGAACTGGGGCTTagagatggcgatgatgagaccgaggatgaggttgcTGAGCGCTTGTCAATCAAGTTCTATAAGGAGGTTGTGAAGCGATTAGAGGACGTGGTTGTGTGA